Proteins encoded in a region of the Neoarius graeffei isolate fNeoGra1 chromosome 3, fNeoGra1.pri, whole genome shotgun sequence genome:
- the LOC132882612 gene encoding paraneoplastic antigen Ma1 homolog, whose translation MDLSQAVEWSREENVELCHAILLSRVPLEATDDVVSRVLSTVKVLGRTRIRGRRGDKTGRHLYILVETSAELDQSSVPPEVGIVGEAGPWAVHVVSSLLPASPVLESDGFEAKLFSLLQQEGKSMGDVKAVLGTQPPKPDVSMDLVNAIGQLVDRCNQASVDVPGYRKLRLFSGLRPVPPGEEEYEAWMEQATQMITEWQCSDAAKRQRIVESLRGPAADIVRFLKVSSPSATATDYLTALDTTYGSTESGADLMASFRHTFQEDGEKLSAFLYRLDKLLHRALLRGGIEAAGLNRARLEQLFKGALTTDIVALRVRLLHTLQAPPSFSQLMRNVREEEHWVSARESAKVSVASSTFCQVPVTAAVALPHVPVTPLASEVDSLRKEVKELTSLVTKLLTATTVAPENPQVSQFGVSHSTETTAPAVPTRAVSSNLPKSTTSSSVPAIFCYKCGEDGHTKRECTRPENLRVVNQKLLKRVTQQGNFPGAQ comes from the coding sequence atggaccTTAGTCAGGCTGTTGAGTGGAGCCGTGAGGAGAATGTGGAGTTGTgtcatgccattttacttagcagAGTGCCATTGGAGGCCACTGATGATGTGGTTAGCCGTGTGCTCAGCACAGTTAAGGTTCTGGGTAGGACCCGGATACGCGGTCGCCGTGGTGACAAGACTGGTAGGCACCTGTACATTTTAGTCGAGACTTCTGCTGAGTTGGATCAGAGCTCTGTCCCTCCTGAAGTGGGAATTGTAGGTGAGGCAGGTCCATGGGCTGTTCATGTAGTGAGTAGTTTGCTGCCTGCTAGTCCTGTTCTTGAAAGTGATGGATTCGAAGCCAAGCTATTTTCATTATTACAGCAGGAAGGCAAGTCTATGGGTGATGTGAAGGCTGTTTTGGGCACGCAGCCTCCTAAACCTGATGTCAGCATGGATCTTGTGAATGCCATAGGCCAGCTCGTTGATCGCTGTAACCAGGCATCTGTTGATGTGCCTGGCTATAGAAAACTGAGGCTGTTTTCCGGTTTACGGCCCGTTCCCCCAGGCGAGGAAGAATATGAGGCCTGGATGGAGCAGGCTACTCAGATGATTACTGAGTGGCAGTGCAGTGATGCTGCTAAGCGACAGCGCATTGTTGAGAGTTTGCGTGGGCCTGCTGCGGATATAGTAAGGTTTTTGAAAGTCAGTAGCCCATCTGCTACTGCTACTGATTACTTAACCGCTCTTGACACTACTTATGGATCAACTGAGAGTGGGGCAGACCTTATGGCATCGTTTCGCCATACTTTTCAAGAAGATGGTGAGAAACTTTCTGCTTTCTTGTATCGCTTGGACAAGCTTCTCCACCGTGCTCTTTTGAGAGGAGGGATTGAAGCTGCAGGCCTGAATCGTGCACGTCTGGAGCAGTTGTTCAAGGGTGCTCTCACCACTGACATTGTGGCTTTACGTGTGCGACTTCTGCACACTTTGCAAGCTCCGCCTTCTTTTTCCCAGTTAATGCGAAATGTGAGAGAGGAAGAGCACTGGGTAAGTGCAAGGGAGAGTGCAAAGGTTTCTGTGGCCTCATCTACATTTTGCCAGGTTCCTGTGACTGCTGCTGTCGCTCTTCCTCATGTGCCTGTTACTCCCCTGGCGTCTGAGGTTGACAGTCTGAGGAAAGAGGTCAAGGAGCTGACGTCTTTAGTaactaaacttttgactgctactaccGTGGCtcctgaaaatcctcaagtctcacAGTTTGGTGTAAGCCACAGCACAGAAACCACAGCCCCAGCTGTTCCCACAAGGGCTGTTTCTTCGAACCTGCCGAAGTCTACGACATCCTCTTCTGTTCCTGCCATTTTTTGTTACAAGTGTGGAGAAGACGGCCACACCAAGCGAGAGTGCACACGCCCTGAGAACTTGAGGGTAGTGAATCAGAAGCTGCTTAAGAGGGTCACGCAGCAGGGAAACTTCCCCGGAGCTCAGTGA